GAGCTAAATGGTGCCCTCAATACCATGGTGCAAAAGATACAGCACGACTACCTGAACATGAAAGAGTTTACGGAAAATGCCGCGCATGAAATGCAGACACCTCTTGCCATTGCACAATCCAAGCTGGAGTTGCTGCTTCAAGACAGCCAACTGAACGACACACAGGTAGGCTCCATTGCACAGGCCACCGAGGCTTTAAGCCGATTAAGCAAGCTTAATCAATCCTTACTATTACTTGCCAAAATAGAAAACAACCAATTTGTGGCTACCGAAACAATCAACCTAACCAACGTTACTCAGAAATACCTGCGCCTTTTTGATGAGATCATTAAAGACAAACAATTACAAGTACATATACAGGCTGAGGAAGATTTCACTGCCCGACTACACCCCTTCCTTGCCGACTCTCTGGTAAGCAACTTGCTGGGTAATGCCATTAAATACAATGAGGAAGGCGGTAAGATAAACATTCAAGTTAGCCGCAGTTCATTTTGTATCAGCAATACCAGCCAGCAGCCAGCCCTCGATGCCCAACACTTGTTTCAACGTTTCCAAACTCCTAATAAGGGCACCACACACTCCACCGGCTTAGGGCTAGCCATTGTAAAACGCATTGTTGATACCTCGCAGTTAAAGATCACCTACCAATACGCGGAGAGTATGCACCGCTTCTGTATAAGCCAGGCATAGTAGCTTCTAGTATTTAGTTACCTTTAATAAGTCCGAATAACCAAGGAAGTTTCTCTATTTACGCGTTTCATCTTACTGGTATTGAAAAGTATGAGAGCATTCATGAACTAACCAACCCACGTCACCATGAAAAAGAATAAAGGCATACAGACCGAAATAGATGCATCTTATTTATACCAACAGTTAGCCAATCATGAAGACGATCCCACCATTGCCGATGTATATCGACAAATGAGCGAAATAGAAAAAAGCCATGCAGAAGCCTTTGCACAAAAAGAGAAAGTATCGCTAGTAATGCAGCCTTCCTGGAGAGCCAAAGTGTTGAACAGGATTGGGAAGACGTTTGGCTATGATTATGTTTTGGGATCCCTAATGGACACCGAGAAAAGTATATCCAACGCTGTTATAATCACCAAGGAAAATCAAAAAATAAAGCTTACCGGTTCAGAGACCAACCATGTAAACATCTTACGTGCTATTCTTGAAAAGCAGTCTAAGGTTACAGGATCCCAGTTATCCAAGTTTGAAAGCCGGCACCGCACTGTTGGCGGCAATGCTATACGGGCAGCCGTTCTAGGAGGTAATGATGGCTTGGTTTCCAACTTCAGCCTGGTAATGGGAGTTGCTGGTGCTACGGCAGGTGGCACAGCCGTTTTATTAGCCGGTGTTGCGGGCTTGTTGGCGGGAGCCTTATCCATGTCGCTGGGCGAATGGATATCGGTAAAAAGCTCACAGGAGCTGTACGAAAATCAAATGCAGGTTGAAATGGAAGAACTGGAAACCAATCCTGAAGGCGAAATGAAAGAACTGGCCCTGATCTACATTGCCAAAGGCATTCCTAAAGAGCAGGCGTATGAAATGGCGGCAGATACTATAAAAGATAAAGAACACGCCCATGAAATACTAGTAAAGGAAGAATTGGGCATTAATGCAGACGAACTAAAAGGCTCACCTATTGAAGCAGCTATCTATTCCTTCATATTATTCTCTATAGGTGCCATTATCCCCTTTCTCCCTTTCTGTTTAGCGGTGGCTATAATGCCATCATTATGAGTGTGATCTTTAGTACAATAGGTTTGTTTTTAATTGGCGCTGCTATTACCTTGTTTACTGGAAAGAATGTATGGTATTCCGGCTTTCGGCAGGTTATATTTGGATTATTAGCGGCCGCTATCACATTCGGAATTGGTAAGCTTATAGGTGTATCCGTTTCGTAACGACTTGTATATCCAGTAATAGAAAATAAGCAACCGGTCGACGGCAATCGCCAACTAAGGATTCCCTTTTATTAAATAAAGTTCTGTTCTTGATTACTTAGCCCCCAGGCGCCCTGTAGCTAACATTTTTCTTAGTGGCTTCATCAACATCTGCAGGTGAAAGCAATACAGTTGTTGTAATTTTAACCAGGCCTGCTGTATTCACTCGCAATCCCACAGCTGCTGCAGAAATATCATCAGGGAGTTCTACAACCACATATACATCATCTTCTCCAAATGCATAATAGAATGACTCCACTTTGCCACCCATATCTGCCAGCATTTTCTCAACAGCATTTTTACGTCCAGAGCCACCTTCCTGCATTAAGCCTTTAATTCCTTCTGCGTTGTAAGATCCTTTAATCAAATACTTTTTCATTGTTTGGTAATTTAATTTTTCTACTCTTACGGCTTTTCGGATTGGTCCAGTCCTTATAAGGTGGGCTCCAATTGAGTATAAAGAAAAAAGAGGTTGACTACCATGAGCTACTCTTTTCAAATACAACAACTGATACAAAGATTAGGGGAGCATAAACTTCAGATACAATGCCTATAAAAGATACAATATCAGATGCAGAGTTCCTACTCAGCTTTAGCAGAGAGGGCTCCCACTAAAAGTAAAAGTGATGCTGATGCATCGCTTTTACACTGGCTATCAATCACATATTAAGAGCCACTAAGGAGGTAAGCCAAAACGAAAACGTTGGCCTCAGCCAACGTTTTCTAATACTTTAAGAGCTAACTGTTTTACCAACAGTCTTCTTATTTATAAACTCTTTTTATTCATAAGTTCATATACTTCAATCAACTCATTCTTAAAGCTGACATTATTAGGTTCCAGTTTTATAGCTTCCTGTAAATCGTCTTTTGCACCACTGTAATCACCTTTACACTTTTTCGCTTTGGCCCGGTCAACAAAGTATAAGCTTTCTTTAATAGCACCTAGCTCCTGTTTATAGAGGCGAATAGCTTCATCGTAATAACGAACCGCTTCATCACACCGATTCTTGCACATCAGTATTGATGCTTTTGTGTGATTATTATATCGTGTTTTTTCCAGCGCCAATGCCTTATCTATACTTTCCATTGCATCATTACAATAACCAGCCTGGTATTGCGCCCAAGCCAGGTTATTTAGCGCACTAGCGTTTGAAGGATAGAGTTCAAGGGCTTTCTTAAAATCTGCTATTGCCAAATTATAATACTTGCCGTTTAAGTGGTCAGAGCCATCTTTTAGGTATTTTTTAAATTGCTCCTCATTATTCTCTTCTTTCTTATAATAGATAAAAGAGTTTATTCGTCTTCCCTTATCCCACTGTTCTTTTATTTTAGAAGTAGGGAATGATGTTTCTGGAAGAAAGGCCGTTTCGCCCTTAGAGGTAGCCTGTTTGGTCATTACTACAATCCACTGCTTGCCATCATGCTCAATTGAGGTAATGTTATACTTATCATCATACTGCTCTTGTATCCAGCTGCTAGGAAACGACTCACTGGCCTTGAATTTCTGGTGCTCATACGTCTCCATTACAGTAAGAATTACAGCCCAAATGCCGTTTCCATAAGCCAGGTCAGTAATATTATAGCGAGAGTTCTCCTTCCACGTATCGTCTATATATTTCTTCATACCATCCCAAGTATCGCGCGTTCCCCAGCTTTGCGTTTTTACGTTTTTGTCTGTGGCCATTATTACAAACCACGCTCCATTGCCATACGTAACCTTGGTAATATACTTTTTATTATCCCACTCACCTTTTATCCAATCTGAAGGGAAGTCTGGGCCCCATTTCCAGGAGACAGTCGTTTCAACAGCTGTGTAGGTAGTAACTACATACCATTTACCATCGCCATAGACAATCTCTGTAGGCACATACCCCTTTTTTAACTGGTCGGAGATATAGGTACTAGCACTTTCTAAAGAATAAAAATAGTCATACGACTGTGCTGCGGTTCCCTGTGTCATCACAGCAGACCACTGATTTTGGGCGCTGAGACAGAGGGTAAAAAGACAAAAGAGGGTACTGAAAATCAATCTCATAGTTGGCGGTTTTGGCTTCCGATAACCTGCTAAAAGCAAATAAGCAAGCCTAGGGAATTACTTTAAAAATACGCGCAAAGTTAAGCCCATGCAACATTTCATAAGAAAAATCACTTAGTTGTCGTTAGTCAACGACCAACAAAGTCTAAATAATCGCATGATGACCTATAAGGCGTTAAGACAATAGTTATTTTTTATAATAAAGTTTTGCGACAATCCCATATATACAGCCAGCACGAATAATTACATCTGTATCTAAATACTTTAAGTGATATCCCACCAAAGTATCATATGGCTGTAGGGTAGTTTTTTAGGTCCAGCCATTCAAATCCTAAGGGATTGCAGCAGTATATAAACTTTCATAAGTCAAACAGTTTAATTAATAGCGATTGCTACCACCTAGATGCACCTATTTCTGATATTACACAAGCTTATCTTCTTAAATAAAAAAAATCTTTTAAAATCCAATAAGGATAATAAAAGCATAGCCTTAAGTATTGGCAAGAAACCCGTTTTATTAAACAAATAGTTTGGTGGGAAACCAGAAACAACGAAATGGGTTTGTTTCTCAGCGCAAATGCTAGAAATGAGTCCTGTACTATAAGGTATAGACTTTCTTAAATTGTGCTATCAATCCATTTATTAAACTAGGATTCAGTTGCACGTAACGTCATCGGAGGCGTTTTCCATTTATTGGTCTCTTTAGGGGGACTTTTCTTAGGCTCTTTACGCTGACTTTCCTTACGCGTTTTAATAACATCGATCACCTTTACCACAACATCCCGCACAGGAGCGCCAACACCTAAGCGCTGGGCATTAGAATTTGCAGGAGATATCATCATGCTGGTAGGATCAAACACTACGTAATCATCAGCATTCTGTGCCACTGAATCTGCAACCCCTTCTGGCACATATACCTGTATTTTCGTTTGCTGGTAGTTGTTGGGCAGATACCGTACAAAATAGCCTTCTTCCTGCTTATACCATTGATCGCGCTTCATATGAGGCTTACTGATTTGAGAAGGAGTAGTCAATACCGCCAGGCGCTCATAGGCTTCATACGATGAGGATCCAACATCCAACAACTGTTGTAAGCTGCTTTGAAACCCTGACGATGGTAAAACCCTCGCCACCGTCCTTGCTGCTCCCAACACGCCACCGTTCAATTCAAAGATCTGCTTAGGAGTCAATAATTGCCAGGCAGCTGATTGTACATCTGGGGATAGTTTTTGAAACTGAGAACGACTCACTACAGACCATAACAAGAGCTGTATGTTCTTTTGATCGAGTTGAGATTGCTTACGTGAATTAAGCAGGATATCTTCAATGATCTCTTTGCGTGGACCTTGTAGGGATGCCTGAAAATACGCATCGTTAGATGAAGGTCCCGGTGTGCCGGGCTGAAGACAATAGGTCTTAAAATCAGCTTCATAAAAGCCCGGCGCTAATACAAAGGCTCCATCTGTTGTTCGCGGCAGCTCCGTCAAGGCAACAGGTGTTTTGCCTTCTGTAAGATCGCCAGGAGCAAATAAGCTGGTATCTACTTCTTCAAAATGAGTTGCAAGCGATTGCTTATTCTTGGTGCTATTCCTACTGGCAGAATTAGTAAAGGTTTTTTTATGTGCCGTAGACGCACAGCCGTATAATAGAATAACAAGCAATAATGCTGAGAGTAAATGTTTTGCCATAAGGTACGTTTAGGTGTTATGTGTTGAGCAGGATATTGGATGAGATATACAGGCATACAAATGCTGCTACCAAGGTGTAAACTTATTTGCTTTTTTGAAATAATAAGGGCAGTAAAGTATTGTTAAGGTTGTTTTCATAACCTATATACTACTCCAAACAATAGTAGCTGGGAAATAAAGCATTTTATTAGCTTCATAATTCAAGGTTAATGTGGTTAAGAAAAATATCTATGCTATCTACAAGCTACTAAAATATATAGTGTACAAACTGTAACTAGTCATATGACACTGCACTAGTACCCTGTGCGTTCCAAGCCAGACGACATATTTATGCCAGATGGAGATTGTTTTCTTAAGGCTGGCATCCTCAAGTACAAGCGGCGAATTAAAGGGCTGCAACCATTTATTCTAATCCTTTTTGACAATAATAGAACCTTTATCAATCAATGCCAACAATAAAGCAAGCTGATACTAAACACCAATTATTTATTCTGTTAATAATTAATACTTTCACATCTTCCGCTGTATAAAGTAGTCAAGAAAAGGATACTTCTAAATTAAACTAGTCAAATGCAAGTCATGCTAAAACACTCTTTACTCCTTATTTTTTGTCTAGTTCATTTTTCGATTTACTCTCAGATAACAGACAGTTCCTATACAATCTATTTAGAACAATTCATTGAACTTAGTAATACAAGGGCCCTGCAACCAACCGAAATCCAAAAAACTATAAAAGACTTCAAGTCAAATAATTTAAATTCCAATGAAGATTTTGCAAAACTATGTTCCAGACTTTACCCCAAAGACAAAGGGATAGGCATCCTGCTCTACTTCTTTCATAGAGATACATTGAAAAGGGTTTTCGTTGAACCAGGTAACGTAATAGAGGAAACAGCAATACCCATTAAAAAAGAAGCCCTTTTAAAACTAAGTGATGATTTAAATTATGCGCTAAACCTCTATAATTTAACTGCCAATCGAGCCCCCACGTTACGAGGAGGAATAAGGATTGACAAAAAGGAAGAGAACACGGGACAGAGTTTAAGTAAAATAACTTCTGATCTAACATCTCTTTTGCTACCGAGTAAGTTTAGTGATAAGTATCGGCATTTAATTATCATCCCCTGTTTGAATATAGGTGTTTTACCCTTCCATTTATTGAAGCCATATAAAGACGATTCTTACCTTATAGACAAATGCAGTTTTACGATTGCTCCAACTTTAGTTGACTTCGTTGGCTTACGATCGAGAGTAATAAAAGCCTTGGGAATGAACGTTGAATATATAAAGGATTTTGATGTAGCCATAAATTCAACAGACTTCGCTGAAGGTCTCATAAAATTTTCAATAGAAAATCCTTTATTTATTTCAAACCCTGACTATCCTAAGAATAGTGAGTATTTTTTTCCAGATTTACCAGGAGCAGAAAGAGAGATTGACAGCGCTTTACGATATGCTGCACGATACAGTTTATTAAAAGGTAAAGAGGCATCAAAAGCGCTTGTTATTGAATCTTTAAATCACTCTGACATTGCATATTTTGCTACACATGGTATGTCAAATGCCGAAAATCCTAAAGACAAAAGCTATTTAGTATTAAGCGGAGATGATCCATTTTTAACATCAAAGGAAATACAGGACTTGCGATTAAAGAAGGACTTTGCCATGCCTGAACTGGTAATATTATCGGCTTGCCAAACCGGATTAGGCAAGGCAACAGAGGCTGGTATTGCTGGATCTCTTGCCAGGTCATTTATTTTGAGTGGCAGTAACCAGGTGATTACAAGTTTATGGAGTGTTGATGATAATGCAACAGCCTACCTTATGAATCGTTTTTTCTTTCATTTAGCTAACTCAGAATATTTTATTCCAGCAGAACATTTAAGAAAAGCAATTCTTGATACCAAAAATAAATTTCCTAATCCCGCTCACTGGGCAAGCTTTTCATTAGTAGGCGTAGATTATGGTATAAGATAGATGCACAATCCCTCCATTTGGTGCAAGCTTGCAGGCAGGTTATTACAGGTGGGCGTTCTTGCGCCGTACTGTCAGAGAGGTCTTACTAACAACAGTCTGTGCTTATCATAGCACGGCACAAGTACCCTATGCACCCTAAGCCAGGCGGCATACTTCCGACAGATGGGGGCAGATCTATTTTACGTTGTTCAATTGTGCCACGATTTCTTCTGCGATTCCTTCAAGCCCATGTTGTGATCCTGGATCAGATTCATTTGTCAAAAGAACAATTCCAACTTTACTCTCTGGATAGATTACACAGTAACTTGAAAAACCAAATGTCCCACCACTTTGCCAAATCTTTTTTTGCTTTTTTGATGTTATTTGCTCTTGCCAATTCAGCCCAATTGCATAATCATTAATCTCACCCATCGTTACTTTGTGTGATAAGGCAACCACTTCATTGTTTTCGTCTAAATGAAATTTCAAATACTGCAGCATATCAGATGTTGTTGAAAATATGCCACCGGCTGCATCAAGTATTTGTGGATTGTATGGCATAAGTTTTCCTTTATCATTATAACCTTTTACCAAAAGTGTAGCGTCATTCTTTGTATATAGAGAATTGGTGTTTTGCATTTTCAAAGGCTTGGTTATGTATTCACTTAAAAGTTTGTCATATGGCATTTTATACACCTTTTCCAAAATGAACTTTAGAAGCTGAGCACCTGCATTTGAATAATGAAATTTATACCCCGGGATGGTGTCTAATTGAACGGTATGCAAGTCGTCAAAGAACTTTTGTTTTGAATAGTTCTGTTGAATTTTGGAAATAGTAAAAGGTAAAGTATCAAAATTTGGTTTTTTAAAAAGATCCGGATTGTCAGGAAGGAAAAAAGGAAGTCCTGAAATATGACTTACCAGATGCGATAGCTTTATTGGCTTTCCTTGATATTCCAAGTTAGGGTAATTGCCGTCAAGATACTTTCTAATGTCATCATCCAATTTTACTTTTTTGTCTTTAACTGCTTGGGCAAGTAATGTTCCTGTAAATGTTTTAGATATTGAGCCTATCTCATAAACCGTTTTATTTGTTGGTAAACTTTGCTTTCCTTTTTGTGTGGTGCCGTAATTATAATAATGCACTTCGCCATTTTTGTAGATACCAATTGAAAGTCCAACTTTTGAAGTATCGCTAATAAAAGGTATTGTAGCTTTTTGAACAATGGTGTCTATTTGACTTTTGAGTTTGTTGTCACTCTGAATAATGGGTTTAATAGTTTGTGTTTGCCCAGCGAATGAGTGGTGTATGTTGACAGGACCTTTTGTATTGGTTTGGCCACTGCATAAATAAGGAGCTCCAAACGCAAGTAAGGAAATAGCGTAGAAAGCTTTTAATTGTTTTTTACACATGTAATTGTTTGAAATATTTTACAACAAACATATATAAAAGCTTTCAACTACGATATGCTTCGTATTACTATTTTAGAGACTTTAACAGGCCATACATAAAAGTTCACTAAAGCCGATGAAACCGTTTACGAAAAAGTAAGTTGTCTATGAATGTATTTGCGGTCTTAAAACACAAGACTGATACTTGCTATAACATCTAGCACCTCTTGCAAAAGATGAATAATCAGATAGCTTATCGCTAACGGAGCGAGGATTGGTGAAGTAGCGGAATTTGAAAATTTGCTGCTTCATTTCCTTGCTAGCGTTGTTTGTTGTTTGAAGCTGAAAGATAGCACGTCATCCGCTATTTTACCGATCCTGTGTTAGCAGCACTGTTCTTCAGTTTGTACCATCTAAAAAACAAAAGAACGATAGCGATAGCCATAATGCTTTTAATGACTAACAGTATCAGGTTGTACTTCTCTTCAGTCAGTTGGCTTATACCTAAAGAAGCTAAGGGCGGGTAAGATGTCCATCCATAAGTTATATAATCAATAAGGAAAATAAAAACAATCCCTGTTGACAAAGCCGTTATGAATGCGGCCTTGTCTCTCCTTGGAGAATAATAAAGTCTTACAAAGAAGTAAATAAAAATTATTAGCAGTAACACAGAAACAAAGAACCCCCACAAATTATAAGCAACATAGCTATCCATTATTTTAATTGATATAATGCCATGTTCAAAGCTCGGTTGCCATAACATTGCAAATAAACTACTGACTACTATCAGAGCCAAGCAGAAACAAACAATATAAAAAGGAATTGATTTACGCTTTCTCATTTTGGAGGTTCTCACTCATTGCTGATAACGTAGTGAAGCTTTCCGAAGTACAGGTAGTCGGTGTTCATGCCGCTCAGGTTGGTACTAAGATAAATAGAATTGATTAGTTGAGCCTATGTACTGCCTCCTGTATTTTGGGAAACCTGTATTAGCGGCTGCTTATTCTAGCATATCCAACGACCAACCCTTATCACCACGCTTTTCTTTCCATTCCCAGTAGGTCCCATAAAAGTCATCATGCAGAAACGGCATATCTTCTTCAAGGTCTTCTGGCTTATCTATTAGAAATACTCCAGACCACTTTTCTGTTTCAATGTCGGGAGCTGTAGTGCCGTCGAGGGTATTGAAAAAGGAGAAGAAAACTTCGGCAGTATTATTGGCTAACAGTTTACGAAGGGCTGTCATTACTGATTCATTTCCTTTCAACTGTGTTAATGCTTGTGCTTCTGCTTCTGTCAACCCTCCATTAGGAGGATAAGTAATGGATAAGGGCTTACCTTCCAAAATAGCCTTTGCTTTAGCATTGGCATAGTCTTCAATTTGCTTATGAAGAGAAAGTAAAAGTGGGGTTCTGTTATTATCAGATAATTGCATAGAGAGTTAAGTTACCGCTAACGGAACAAGTATTGCTGCCAGTGGTGGCCGTCCGTGATCCTGTTGTAGGATTAAAGGTAAGGGGTTGATTCGAATTGTTATGCTGGTTACAGGTATGCTTCCACCATTGCAGCAATATCGTGTGCTTGTTGCACAACTCAGCCTCCTAAAGCCACTGTAAAAGTGGTAAATTAAACCATGCAAGGAAAGAAACCTTTTCAAGACAAGCGCCTTGCTTCCTTCCGCCTCTCGGAGCGGGTGCCGCGTGACAACTTCTACCGCCGCTTAAAAGCAATCATGGATGTGGAGTGGCTCTATGAAGCCACCCAAAAGTACTATGGCCGTGAGGGCCACAAATCGCTGGACCCGGTGGTGTTCTTCAAACTCATTTTAATTGGTTATCTCGAGAACCTCTTAAGCGATCGAAGAATCATCCAGACCGTCAGCCTGCGCCTGGATCTTTTGTACTTTATCGGTTACTCCCTGGACGAACCGCTGCCCTGGCATTCTACCATCAGCCGCACGCGTCAACTTCTGGGTGAAGAGGTCTTTAAAGAACTCTTCAAACGGGTCTTACGCCAGTGTGTGCAACAAGGCATGGTGAAGGGCAAACGCCAGGCCCTGGACTCGGTGCATGTCAAAGCCAATGCGTCGATGGACTCCTTAAAAGAAAAAGAAATTGTGCAGGACGGGGAAGCCTATGCAGGTGAACTCGGTGAAGATGCAGAGGACGAAGAGCAAACAGAAAAGCAAACCGTCTCCGTCTTCAAACACCAGCAAGTGCAGTGGCATCACGGCTGGAAGCGGAAGGCCTACAAAGGGCGGCCCAGTGGTGGATGGCGGGCTCGCTTTGTCTCCAACCACACCCACTACAGCACTACCGATGGGGATGCCCGTGTGGCCGTCAAACCCGGCAAGCCCCGCCAGTTAAACTATTTGGGGCAACTCAGTGTCGATACCGCCCATCACGTTATTACTTGTATACAGGCCGACTATGCCAGTAAAAAAGACTCGCAGTGTTTGCCCTCATTACTCCGGCATACCATTGACAATGTAAAGGCGGTAGGCTTAAAAGTAAAAGAAGTACTCTGCGATGCGGGCTACTCCTCTTCGGAGGCCCTAAAAGCACTGAAGCAGTACCGTGTCACCGGCTATATCCCCAACTTTGGGCAATATAAACCCACCCGGGAAGGCTTCCGCTATTTTGCCGGCGGGGATTATTACCAATGCTCCCGGGGAGTAAGGCTTCCTTTTAAACGCATCAAGGACTCTCATGATGGCACGTACCAGATGCGGGTCTACAGAAGCAGTTCTTTGGATTGCAGGAACTGCCCTTTGAGAAAAACCTGTATTGGTAAAAGTGATTTTAAAAAGATTGAAGACACTGTAGACAAACCCCTCTATGATGAGATGCATCTCCGGCTACAAACCCGCAAAGCCAAACGTATGAAACGGCTTAGGCAAGCCACCGTCGAACCGGTGATTGGTACCCTGGTGAACTTTTTAGGGATGCGACGAGTGAACACAAGAGGCATCCAGCTGGCCAACAAGTGTTTGCTGATGGCCGCCGTGTGTTATAATTTGAAAAGACTCCTAAAATGGATGGGGAAAGCCGAAGGCAAAGGCGAAAAAACGCTTGGCCAGCTACTGGTTATGCTGTACTGGCTACCGGTTCTCTACAGCCGAAGAGGAGAGCAAATACAAACCAGCTTAAGCTACGCTTGCTAAAATCAAAAAACCACATACAAATACTGTTTTAGTTCCGAGTTGTGCAACAGCCACTCGTGTTATACAACGGCATCAGGCATCACAATTCATGATAATGCGCTTCATTAGGTATTTCTATCCAGCCATCTTCAGGCTGTTTAACGTTGGTTTGCCTGTAGAATTGATAATTGGCCAGTAGTCGGCATTGCTGCGGATTTGAAGGAAGCACCTGCACTAAATACCTGTTTCCTACAATATTCCCCCCTAAAGTGATATGCTTACTACTTTGATACACTTGGCCTTTAAATTTAAACTGATAATAGACAATCTGGCCTCGGGTAGTCACTTCATACTTTGTAATGTACCCAACTACATAGACACCCTTTTGCTCAATAACGGCATCTTCTTTCTTCTGAAAAAAGCCTACAGCGATGACTATTAAAGCGGTAGCAACAACAATTAGAATTCGCCATTTATTGGCTCTTACAAATTGAAATACGTTAGCAGGTAGCTGGCTCATTAGAAGGTTCTCTGAAAATAAAGGTTGTTATTGTTGTTGTATAACTATCAAATATACGAACCACTTTCAGTTTATCACCTTTCTTAGAATTTAGTCTACCCGGCACATTTACAAGTAGTTGCAGGTGCGCATCCTTTGTTGCCAGAAGCTTGTTTCCTGCTTATCTTCTGCCCTCCGGCAACAAAGAAACGAACTTGGTTATGTTAAACAGGCAACCTGAAAAACGCACCTGCATATCCTTATACACTGCCCATTTTATCCAGCATTGTTATCTTTGTAGCCCCTCTTAATTTTTCTTCTTTAAGCTTTTCTTCCTTCATTCTTTTACCCTTGTTTTGAACTTCTTCGGAGATTTCCGAAGGCGTCTCGAAGCAGTCCCGAACAAGCCTCGAAGGATCTCAAACCCAAATGATGCAATAAGCTCATTTTCAACCATGTATTACGTTTAGATATCCAACTTTCATTTCCTAAAGTGGGGGAAACGTGCCCAAACGTGCCCAAACGTTCCCAAAAATGCCCAAACGTGCCTTTTCGTGCCATTTTGTGCCCAAACGTTCCCAAACGTGCCCAAACAGGGAAGTGACCCTTTGGCGCTATGGTATGTTTGCACTGTCATCGTTACTCACCACTGCTACACCGGTTACAGCAGCTAATAGTAAAAAGGACATTTATTATTAAATCAATTTTTAAATCACTAAAATTTTATTTTTTATGGCTCGTATTAGTAAGGGCATTTTAGGCCCCGTAAATGGTTTAGTAGGCACTGTAGTAGGCAGCAGCTGGAGAGGTATTAATTATGTTCGTAGCAAACCTACTCGCAGCAGTAAAGCAGCACCAAGCCAGGCACAGCTGGACCAGCAGTCGAAATTCCGTTTAGTAACCAAATTTGTGCAAACCATGGGTGCACTACTGGATTACACCTTTAAAGACTACGCTATCAAAAAAACCGGCCGCAACAGTGCTACTTCATTCTTATTGAAAAATGCTGTTACCGGTGCTTCACCCGACTTTACGCTCGACTATCCGCAAGTGCTGATTAGCCGAGGCGATCTGCCGGGAGCTTCGGGAGCAAGTGCCAATGCTGGCATTGACCGAACGGTAACTTTTTCATGGGCCAATA
This genomic interval from Flavisolibacter tropicus contains the following:
- a CDS encoding IS1182 family transposase; this encodes MQGKKPFQDKRLASFRLSERVPRDNFYRRLKAIMDVEWLYEATQKYYGREGHKSLDPVVFFKLILIGYLENLLSDRRIIQTVSLRLDLLYFIGYSLDEPLPWHSTISRTRQLLGEEVFKELFKRVLRQCVQQGMVKGKRQALDSVHVKANASMDSLKEKEIVQDGEAYAGELGEDAEDEEQTEKQTVSVFKHQQVQWHHGWKRKAYKGRPSGGWRARFVSNHTHYSTTDGDARVAVKPGKPRQLNYLGQLSVDTAHHVITCIQADYASKKDSQCLPSLLRHTIDNVKAVGLKVKEVLCDAGYSSSEALKALKQYRVTGYIPNFGQYKPTREGFRYFAGGDYYQCSRGVRLPFKRIKDSHDGTYQMRVYRSSSLDCRNCPLRKTCIGKSDFKKIEDTVDKPLYDEMHLRLQTRKAKRMKRLRQATVEPVIGTLVNFLGMRRVNTRGIQLANKCLLMAAVCYNLKRLLKWMGKAEGKGEKTLGQLLVMLYWLPVLYSRRGEQIQTSLSYAC
- a CDS encoding DUF6266 family protein gives rise to the protein MARISKGILGPVNGLVGTVVGSSWRGINYVRSKPTRSSKAAPSQAQLDQQSKFRLVTKFVQTMGALLDYTFKDYAIKKTGRNSATSFLLKNAVTGASPDFTLDYPQVLISRGDLPGASGASANAGIDRTVTFSWANNTGTGKALETDKAVVVIYCPMMDRSIYSITDATRRGGTTNIDTRAFSGQTVHTWMGFLSANGKEVANSVYTGQLVIA